The region ACAAAACTGTCATCTGGAGATCCCACGATGAGCATCGTCCCTTTAAAAGCACAGAAGCTCAGTTCCATTCCTACCGGCTGTGCGACCTTCTAGCATGCATGCGACACGTATTCATCTGTCCATGCAAATTCGCATGGCACAGGGGGATGGCAGCAAACACCTATAACCTTGGCACTCCGGAGGCAACAGtaggaagatcaagaattcaaatcAAGCCTCGgggactacacagtgagcttcTGTCTCACAAGTAAAagtaaggagctggagagatggctcagtggttacgagcattcactgctcttcagaggatctgggttcagtacccagcacccacatggtggttcctaATCAGTTCCGGgaaatctgactccctcttctgacctctgtgggcactgcatgcacatggtactcatgtctacatacacacaggcaaaacatacacacttaatgtctaaataaaaaatttacatgGCCAGAGACAAAAAATCCTAAAAGACATATAAAGCAGCAAATGTTTCTCCTCTGATCTATCACCAGAACTCCCAAGCTCCACACTCTCTTTCCCAAGGGGACTACTCTGCTGTATCTCTCCAGTTTACGTATGTATACGTGGATATACAGAAATGTCATGTCTATGCTGAGAACAGATCTTTAGTTGAGGAAAAGGGAAGTTGCCTTCATTTCAAAAGGGGGCAAGTTTAAATCTCTCAGTTTCTTTGAGCTTTTGGATACCCCATGCCTCCAGGCGTGGAGAAAAATACCTGGGGATTTTTAagactgaggatgactttgaactcctgatctcctgcctctacctctcctgTGCCAAGACTGTAGGTATACAGCACCATGTTCCATTTATGCaatactagggattgaacccggAACTCTGTGCATGTTGGGTGAGCGCTCCTAGCACACTGAGCTCCACCCAAGCCTCCTTACTCTTCGTGCTTCTCCTGGGCACCGGTACTCTCTCTCTCATGACACAAACATTCTTATAGCAAACATCTCTGATGGCGCATGGCAAGTACTGCCCTGGATTTATCTCTGTCGCATTATCACCTATAAACCggccatcccagcacttgggaagcaggggcaggaagctTGGAAGTACAAGGGCTTCCTTGTTTCATCTCTTCCTGCTGGGATCCCCTTCTGGAGTGCCTGGGATCGACCCAAAGCCTAGCATAGGCATGGgagccaggcaagcactctaccactgatctagATCCCCAATCCTGACATAGAGAATTACGGCAAACTTTGTGTAACTGAAAGCTGACCACAGATGTGTGAGTCAATGGTTGCTTTTAATATATTCACAAGCATACTCAACTCTGAGGTTAGAATAGTTCCACCACTTCAGAAAGAAACCCATTAATAGTCACTCTCCATCCTTGCTTTCAGGCCCAAGTGACCCTAATCTATCTTAATGCATTAGTCCACATTAGTGGACATTTCATGTAAGTAGAATCATATAACCATACAATTATGCGATTattaaattaatgactttttctatCTACCATGGTGTTTTTGAGGCTTATTCATGATCATCTATCAGcactttattcctttttatggCTAAATGTTAGTTCATCgttcatatatgaatatatatgaatatgaatacatatatatatatatatatatatatatatatgggttttcagacagggttttgttatgtacccctggctgtcctgaaactccttCTGTAGACTGTTAGCCTTGAgctcgcagagatctgcctgcctccgcctcctgaatgctgggattaaaggagtgcactaCCACAGCCCAGCCATTGTATAGACACTATTATTGCTTTAACCTGTTGATTAATATGTGGATTGTTTCAAATCTTTGGTTATCCCAAACAATGCTGCAGCCTGCTGTgttggcacaggcctgtaatcctagccacTGAGAGAAAGACATgtgaagatcagaaattcaagggcaTCCTTGTCTACACAGGGAATAAAGGGCTAACCTGGGCTGTGTAAGATCTGgtctccaacaaaacaaaacaaaaaaaaaaacagagttggagagacagcttcgtcagtaaagcacttgccatacaTAGTAGgatccagggctggggaggtgggaataGTCAGGTTCCTTGGGCTTACTGGCCAGTGAGTCATGGAGTTCAGGCTCAGtgaagagcctatctcaaaaaacaaggcagAGAAGTGATTGTGGAAGACCCTGTTCATCTCTTATAGTTTTCACGTTTGTCTATTCCTCCCCACACAAACAGGtacaccagatacacacacacacacacacacacacacacacacacacaccaagaaatgAGGTTGTATACATTCCTGTATAAGTTCTTTTGTGAACATATGTTTCATTTCCTTAGAAATATACCAAAAAGCTAGGTGTAGCCGCAAATACCTTTAATGttagcactcgggaagcagaggaaggtgggtctctgaggacaccagcctggtctacagagtgagttccaggacagccaggactacatggatcagctttgtcttgaaaaaccaaatatgtatgtataggtattatatactatatatgcacattatatatacacacagtatatatatttatatataacatatatttacatatatacacacacacccctaagaaTGAATTGACTGGATCatattgtatatttaatttttttgggggggcagaatctcactgtgcagccctggctggactggaactaggtagaccaggctggccttaagcagagacagcctcctgcctccgtctccttGGTGCTGAGATAGAAGATATGTGCCTACCACACTCAGCTTCTTTAATCTTCTTGAGAATCTGCCAGGCTACATTCCAAAGCAATCAACCATTTAATATTGCCAGTAGGAAGGTTTGAGGGTCTGGTCTCTCCACTTCTCCATAGCTGTTACCATCTTTCTCTGATTATAGGCATTCAAGTGGGTACAAAATGGTTGTTCTGAAGTTTATGAGAAAAGGAACTCCGTCTGTCTTGTTCACTATATTCTAAAGTCTAGGAGAGTGTCTGGAACTTCtcagatattaaatattttattagggaATGGGTTATAACTCACTAGTAATGTACATGCCCAGCATATATGAAGTCCTAGCTTCAATCTCCAGCACCTGAGTTGGGgataactatatatgtatacacacatgcatgcacacacatatacatatatgtgtagcAAATTAGATAAAACTACTTTGCTAAGACAGTTAGAATGTATTGGACTTCAAAAGTAGACGTGTCAAgaatctaggttttttttttttcctgtaatgaaCCACCTCTTTTCTGATACCATAGTCtttcttctaagaaaaaaatatttcctttttatagaTTTGTTATTGTTGGTATGCATTATGTGTCTACATGAATGAGTGCTACCTATGTGTGGGTGCCAGTGGAAACCAAGTGAGGTCACCAGATTCCTTGGAATTGGAGCTAtgaatcagactcaggtcctctgcaagagcagtggaccttctgctgagccatccctccagcctctggGAAGTTTCTTTAGTTTCTTCAGATCACTCAGTTCAGTTTTAGAAGTGCACAAATTCCTGATTGAGACACATAATATTCCGGATattatctgtgtgtttgttttatatttacttttacaagattttaaatttactaagtttttaaagatgaatgccttgactgtgtgcatgtgtgtgtatcacacatCTGggattatggatggttgtgattCATCACAGGAATGAATATggggcctctgcaagaacaagtgctcttaagccctaagccaactctccagcccctagatacatacagacacacagacagacacacacacacacagacacacagacacacagacacacacacacacagtttttcaaaacaggatttctctctgtGGCCCTAGGTgtgctggaacttgctttgtagaccaggctggcatgaaATTGAGatatctccctgcctctgcctttcaaaggGTGATATTAAAGTGTGCACCACAGCCATGATATTTTTTGCATTAGTTTTTCTTATgaaactaattttctttattcGGGACATCTTCCTGTGGCCTTCTAGGCAGGTCGCACTGGAAGAGACTGGTCTAGTAGTCCTTTTTATGTCTCTCCAACTCCATTTTTGGAAGTACCTGACACACTTGACAGAGTGACAAGAGGAAGTTAGGCTAGTGACACGGTGCTCAGCGCTGAGTACTTGAAAAATTATTTGctcaataaataagcaaaatgaaTATATGAGAAAGACTGGGGTTGACCTGGAAAGGTGAGTCTCTGTTGCAAAACGCAATTTGGTCAACAAATATTTGAGTACTGTGTCCTTGCCTTGTGGCTCTCCCTCAAAATACATggtaaacaaaacagcaaccggCCTTGGGCAAGGAGTTTCTACACCCACTTCTTAGCTGCATGATTCTattctactgttttgtttttttatctatTGATTTTGAGGATTATATTCTAGCCTAAGGAATCGATTTAGACCCGCTAATCCCAAATGTTAAGACTCCTGATGTTTGGATCCAAGCTATCCCCTACCCCTCATGCTAAACTTTCTAGTGTTGGCTGGGGTCCTTGGATGGAGATCCCTCAAAGGAATGGATCGCACATCCACCAGAGGGTGCTGTGAGGGCAGGTCTGTGGCTGGAGGGGAGCTCGCCCAATGACCCTCAAACCCAGGTAGGCTTAttagttggttttctttcttggtgtttCCTCCCTACCCGCTAAAACCGTCGTTGCCCCTCCCCCCACGAAGGGTTTCGTTTTGAATATAGTGATTCGACTTTCGCCGTGACTCCAGCAGTGCTTGGTTCCAGAGGAAGTCTGGCCTCTGTCGCAGACGTCCCGCGGCTGGAGGCCGCCTGTCCTCCGACCGCCCGGAGCGCAggcggtgggtgggtggggacctCCGGGGCCGCAGCCAGCCGCCGCGCCGCAGGGGCCGCGAAGGGGTTAACCCGGCGGGGGGGGAGGGGGCGCGGGCCGCGCGTGCGCTCTGCCGCCCTCCATTGTCTCCACGGCGGCGAGGAGCGCCGGCGAGCGCAGCCCGGGACCGAGCGGGGCGGCGCGGCTGGCTGGCGGGGCCGGCGGCGGCTGGAGCCGGAGCGCGACACCACGCGACCGCGGCTTCCAGAGCTCCGCCTGGCTGCCCCACCGCCGCGAGCCCTCCGGAAGCCTGGAGGAGTGCGGGCCGCCGGCGCCGGTCGTCGAGTCCTGAGACGGGGAACGCGCGCGGCGTTCCGAGCCTTCGCCGCTTCCTGCTGCGGGCGGGCGAGCGGCCTCCTCCGGCGCCTCCCTATCTTCGCTGCGGCTTCTCAGGCTCCCGAGCCCGGGGGCGGCCTGTGGCGCGAGGCGCCCGCTCTGGACCGCGCGTCTTCGGACCTTAAGAAGAACATGCATTCGGCTTGGACAGTTTGAAATTCTTAGTTTGGGGTCCCCGCACGCTTGCCTTTTCCACCCCGCggatttttttttgaggattttcccttctccttttttcattttctcccctcGGGGCTCTTTTgtgactcccccaaccccccgccTTTATGTTCGCCCGGCTCTCCACCCGCTTCTGAGTGGTGGGGGAGGGTCTCGGCCTCCACGTTCCCGCCCCACCGGGGCCCCGGCGAACATGGGGGGCAAGCAGAGCACGGCGGCCCGGTCTCGGGGCCCCTTCCCGGGGGTCTCTACCGATGACAGCGCCGTGCCGCCGCCGGGAGGGGCGCCCCACTTTGGGCACTACCGGACGGGCGGCGGGGCGATGGGGCTGCGCAGCCGCTCGGTCAGCTCGGTGGCAGGCATGGGCATGGACCCCAGCACGACCGGAGGGGTGCCCTTTAGCCTCTACACCCCCGCCTCCCGCGGGACCGGCGACTCAGAGAGGGCGCCGGGCGGCGGAGGGTCCACGTCGGACTCCACCTATGCCCACGGCAATGGTTACCAAGAGACCGGCGGCGGTCACCATAGAGACGGGATGCTGTACCTGGGCTCCCGAGCCTCGCTGGCGGATGCTCTACCTCTGCACATCGCACCCAGGTGGTTCAGCTCGCACAGTGGTGAGTCCTCGGGTTGACGGAGGCCTTGAAGGGTGGAGTGCAAGGGAGGGCGCGTCGGGCCGCCTGAAACCTCTTAGTGTGCTAAGGTATGGGTATGAAGCTAACTCCTGCCCTACCCCTGGTTCCCTCCATGTCAGAGGATGAATAGGATCAAATAAGATAACTACTGCCTAGGGGAAAAGCTGCCTACCAGGCTTGTGGAGCCGGGTGTTTTAGGACTGCAGGCGTGTGCTCACTTGTGGATGGCTGAGTGAAACCTGCCCATCGAGGTCGCATTTATTAGCATCATGATCCTCAAAGGTCTTCTTGTCTGACACTCTTCATTTCTGCCACTGCAGCATGATGCCTACCTTTCTGGCTAGGGAGGTAGTGTCTCCTAAACAAagagtgagaaaagaaagaaaactagggaCAAACGATCCTTGGATTAGGGTTCTTAGCCTTGCTAGGGAAGGGAGGTGGTTAGTTTTTCCAcccgactggtttgctgtatcaATTGATTTAAATGGAACAGGAGGTGGCTTAGACAGGTGTGGTCTGCTATATGGAAAGCCTCCTTCTTTGGGTTTGCAGGGCCAGGATTCTGGTCTCTCTTGCTGCATGCAGTAGATTTGGCTCAGGGACTGTCACAtccctccatcttttttcttctgcTCCACGCTAAGTGCTTGCTCTTCCCGTGattctgcatcttttttttttccccccatagaGCACAGGAGAGGTGGGGTGTTATGGCCCAGCAGTTGGCACAtgactggggaagaggaagattGAAAGGATCTAGATGAACTCATTCTGTGCACTTCTGGTGACAGGCCAGGAAAAGGCTGGAGGGGGATTTCCCAGGCCCTGACTGGTAGggcaaaaaaaaaaggcctggcaGAGACTTctagaggaaaacaggtctgtcTGCTTGGCTGTcctgagaagccagggcaggcGGCTGAAAAATTGGTCAAAAGGGGCGTGAGGTTGCTTTTTGCTAATTAATTACTAGTTCAAGTGAAACAGTTAAGTTTTCAGACTCCTTTGCCTGAGTTGGGACATTTTAGTTACTGTGTAGGAGAAACCTTTCTCCTGCCCTTAGGGTACATTATGGAAGGTTTACCTGTGAGACTACTGTTGTTGTAGCTAATTTCAAAACAAggtagatttttttgtttgtcttttcggttttttttttaatctttccttctttcttttggtgaATTCCATAATCTTAAATTTTTGAAGTAACCTTGTATGGGTTATACTGGCTAGTTTAGAGCCTTTCTGATGTTAATTAAACTGTTGGAGGTCAGATACAAGGCATGTCTGCCTTTGGTACCCTTTAGGCATTCGGTATGCGTTAGGCATGTGGGATTAATCTTCTCTAAATAGTTGAGTCCAGAAGGCTCAGCTGTATTTGTGAGACTTTTGTGATTGCATTCGTAAGTGGACTATTATTGGTCTGCTTTTAAAACAATCTTGAGTGTAGCAAACTAACTTTAAAAAGGcttgtatgggggagggagaaaaagagttgTCTTTCTGGTAAGATTTCCTAAGTCTGACTCTTAATAGAAACTTCTTTATCCTTGTTCTATCGTTAGGTTCCCTGGTAGAGTTATGAACTTACCACTGAATTCCAAGATTTCACACTCTTCAAATATGAAGCCCTAGCGTCCCCCCCCCCACTCTCATCCGGTCATGGGGGTAGAGAGCACCAGTGAGCATTGGGAATACAAGAAAAGGTAGAGATAGTCATCCTTTTGGCGTCTCTAAAGTGTGTGGCAGGCTCTTGTTAACGCTATAGGCGATACttgtatatatttacttatttttagtatGTAGGCCCATCCTGTCCTTTTTGCAAGACTTTGAGCCTATTGAAAGCTTCTGGCATCTTGCAGTTCACCTCATACTACCTCTCTGAATTCCCAAATGGCTTTTGCTGGGGTGGGTGTACCAGTCTGACTGGGATGCCTGTGCTGTTCACCTGAGGTGAGCATTCGTGTGCATCAGTGTTCCGTCTCTTAGAGCAGGCCGTGGAATTTTCTGGGGCATCCTTTCCCTTGTTCACGTCTGCAAGGAGAGAGGCTGTTTCCACTGTGGAACCTTGGAGTTAGGTCTGAGCAGTTTTCGCTCTTGTATTAAGATTCCAAAGATAGGGCTTTCAGTGCTTGATGGACCAGGTGCCTGGAAACTGATACAGTGTTATTACTGGTGTTCTCAAGGTGCTTTGGTGACTCCTCACAACCTGAAAGCTGTCATTAGTGAAGTAAGTCAAAGCTGTCGGCTTTGCTGTGTTAGGAAGGAGAATACTGAGGGCTCCAATTTGAGGTCCTCTGCTGAGTAACTTTGACCTTGGACAAGACACAGCACTTTTCTTGAGGCTcatctttgttattttaaaaatagatgtggTAATCCTCTGTGGTGGCAGCTTGTAACGGTTGTTCTCCAAACCCTAGGAGAGGATATTCTGCAATTGCACTTGTCTTCCGTGTTCCTGTGCCTGcctcatgctgtgacccttacatagtgagttcccacAGAAATgcttgttcttcctttcttcacatAGATAGGGCTTCACCCTTAGGGCTCAACAGAGATTTCTCCTCAGTGGACACTCTTGACATCTGGCCTTCCTGTGATTGTTTTCAGTCATTTATGGtaatcttacattttttttagcttgttttctaagtatttatctacttacttatttttcttcttgtcgTTTGACCAGAACTAGCTTGATTGCTGCTGTAACTCTTACTTACACTGTGCTTGACACAGTGTTTGCTGATGAAAGAACTCGAATGGTTTATGTCCATCCTCTTATTCATTACTGTAACTCTACTCCCAGCTTACAGGGGAGGCGAGGAACCCAGACAGCGGCTGTAGATAGCAGAGGTGAGACCGGGTGCTGGCCTCGCAGTGCCAGGACACAGGATCTTTCTATCTGGTGCTTTGTTTATGTgattattgtttgagacagggtctcaatatgtgACCCTAACTGGCCTCAAACCTATAGAGtacaggttggctttgaacttttaatcctGTGCCTTCACCTTCTGAAATGTTTCAGTTATAGGTAGAGTTGCTTATGTTCATCTGTGCTCATCGCTCTGACCTCTCTTGTCTGTAACCTAAGGAAATAGTACCCTGGAAACTTAACTAGCCACTAAATGGAAAGGCTGGGCTCGTGATAAGGTGCCCGACTCTTAACCTGGAGCAGACATGTACTCCCAGGTTCATTATATCTTTATCTGGAGATGTCTGTCCTCCAAGTCCTGCAGGGTCATTGTTGAGGGTCTTTTGTGAAagtatacacaaaagcaaaaggcaaagGGAATCCAAGTGGAACACTGTGACAGCCTGTGGGGACAAGGCCATTGTTCTTGCCTTCGCTGTCTCCTTAGAATTGGACAGACAGAGGTCTTCACGAATGGGAACATAGGCTCCAGATGGAGGCCCGTGCTGCCTGGAGTCTGCCCTGTATCCAGTTCTCCCATAACTGCTAGAGAAGAATTCCTTTGAGAAGCACATGCGGCCTCTCCTTCTGTTCAGCTGGGCTTGTTCTGAGGTGACTCTGGCTTTTAGTTTTCTGATGCTAAAGGCCTGGTCATTATTTTTTGTAGTAGTCCTGTTAACCTTGGAATCGGGGTTTCCAAATGTGGGGAGAAAACATGAAGTATCCACATGTTAGATGGTACTGCTGTGTTCTATAGTAAGATGGCTGGCTACTGGGGGTGTGGCTGGCTATTGGgggtgttggtttggtttggcttcttaggcatgtatgtgtatatgtatattaaaaaaaaatccaattttgttttgtattttaaccaAGCCATGGACTAGGGCTGAGATGGAGTGACTTAGAAAAATGTCTGAATATGCTAGCAGCATGTCTCCTGGGTTCTAGTTTGCTGCTATGCTAGGATTTTCAAAAGGCTTAGCTTTTCTAGTCTTAATAGTGAAGGACAGTTGCCAACTCTTATTTGAGCGGCTCAGGAAGTCTTTGTGTCCCACTGTAGGTATGCTAGAGGTAAGGCCTTTTTGagctttctgaaaaagaaaaagcgtTCTGTGGTCTCTAAAGAGCTAGATCCATTCCCTGCCCAATTCTGCAGAAAAGTTCCAGCCTATTATAGACTGTGTTTTTAATGTAggatttttggttttctgttgccaCAAGGACTGCTTCTTCATGCTTCCTTCAGGCGAAGATGATCTTCTAAGGGTCATAGTTAACTATTCCCTGAGGTCTGTCTGAAAGGCCTTGCAAGCAGCAGGGGCTAAATTGCTAACATGGCTGCTTTACggatgtgtatattttatattaaacagaAACTCATCTCCAGCCTTGTCACAAGGAATGCTGTAAGCCAGGCCACCTTAACCAAAGAGAGCAGTAGCTCCATTCTTGAAGGAGCACACCACATGTTTTACAACCACGATAATATTCCACCCAAGCTCAGTGGGCACTGAACTCATTTAAAATACTCAATTATAGCCAGCAGTGTGCTCAGCAGATAAGGGAACCGGCCTCCCAGCTTGATGAGTTGAGTCCAGTCCCCAGGACCAACTCccccaggttgtcctctggcctccacatgcccacatacatatgtgcacacatacatgcatacacacacacacaaataaaaacctgATACTTTCAAATttggcaggaaaaaaaacatCACAGGGAATTAGTGTTGCCCTAAGAGGGCATTGTCCTGCTCATATTACACCTTAAGCTAGGTGAATATAGCAGGCCTCTGAGGTCATGGAGTGCAGACTCCAGGCAGCACAGGCCTCCATCTCTAGAATAAGAGATGAGTgtagatttttattcattttttttcctaagctgTGCTGTGGCCCAATCTAAGTCAAATGGTTCTTAGAATCTTAACATTATAGGCTTAAGTACTAAAAGGGGCTTCTCAGAGACCTGTCCTTCTCATCTTCTCTGTTCATAGGCACGAGGCTTCTCACTGGGTGGGCATGGcagcatgggaggcagaggcaggcagatctctgaagtcatagccagcctggtccacaaagtgaGGTCccagacaaccagagctacataaagaaacttttgtcttgaaaaccaaaggtagagaaaggaagaacCAGGTTCGTGTCCTGTCTTGGATGTGCTATTTGGTCAAGTGGGAGATTAATAAGGACCCAAGTTTCATCTTAAATCAACAGCAGGGTGGTCTCTGGAGTGACGGGGCAGTTTATCCTGCTGTGCTTCTGTCTTTGTTAGTCTTGGGTGGCAAGCTGAAGGGGGAGTCGCAGAATCACTATTTCTGTAACTCAGAGTTAGGGGAGACATGATAAGGATTTACAGTGCCGtggacaacaaaaacaaaacacacaaagaagagCCTCCTGTCAGTGAGGGTTCCAGAGGATCCTTACTCGACTGCCTGGACTTTCTATGGAGCCTCATAACAGTGCTGATGACTGACTGGACCCTGAATTCAGTAGAGCCGAGGAGAGACTCCAGAGTCTGAGTTTAACAGAGATCCTGAGAGTATGGTTAGAACACTTACATTTGAAGTTCAGCTTGTCTGGATTTcggtttttttcttctgagacagaaagaactcagtgggtttttgtttgttttggtacacccattgtttttgatactagCTGGGTATTTTCTAGACAGGATCCATACAAGTGTCTTTCCCCAGCAAGAGCATTCTtcataggttttttgttttgttttgtttttcatatggaaAGCATTTGTTCCCTACATAAAGGCCTGAGCCAGTCTGCCATGGTCTTGTGAACGAGTGgctcaggacagacagacagaaatggaaGCAATGGCCCTTTCTGTGGATGTCTTCCCCCTGATTTTTCAGGAGGCCCAGCTTTCTCTGGAAGTCATTACCACGGAAGGGCACTGGGTTATGATCTCTCACACACAGGCCCAGCCCAGGAGCTAGAGACCTAGAGATCTAGGACGAGTCATGACTCTGAAGTGGATACATTACGAGGTTCCCCATTTTCCTCCCTATCTCAAAACAGGAAACTTTCCTGCCTGCGTAGAAACTATCTTCGCTAAGACTGAGTGTGCGTGGGTGCCAGGACCCAGTGTAGGTGCTGGGCATGTGTACTTATCATGAAGAGGACTAGCGTTCTTTCAAggatctttgctttcttttgttaaagtatttttaatgatgtatttgttttatgtatgtacatgtactcTATCTGAATGTACACCTGcgtgccaggagagggcatcaggtcttattatagatggttatgaaccactgtgtggttgctgggaattgcactctggaccactggaagagcagccaatgaatgctcttacccgctgagccatgtctccagctcacttttttcctttttaagagtgtTCTGGTAGCGTTAGCGTTTCCCCTCTTCATCAGTTCTATGGTGCACACATACCGAGGCTGCGCTACGGTGTTTCTTCTGAACTCTTCAGTGACTGTTCATTTTCCCCCAACCCTATTTCTGGTCTGGGGAGGTCATCTTCGTGCTTCTAACAGACTAAGAAATGTCTCGTGTGACCCAGTATAAGGGGGCCTTCTGTCTTCTCAGTGGTGTCTTGTTTACTTTTGGACTTTATATATCTTTGTTGTCCCTCAAGCCACTTTTctttctggtgttttttttttttttggtttttttttttttttcggagctggggacgaaccaagggccttgcacttcctaggcaagcgctctaccactgagctaaatccccaaccccggtgttTTTCATATGAAGCAAGattcaccactttttttttttttttttttttttttggttcattttttttgagctggggaccgaacccagggccttgcgcttcctaggtaagcgctctaccactgagctaaatccccagcccgattCACCACTTTTTAAACCTGTCTTTGTAAACTTTATCCCAAGCTGTAAAATAGCCTTGGTCTGGTAAGTATAGGATTCGGTACTTTAGTACCCTGTACCCCATACAT is a window of Rattus rattus isolate New Zealand chromosome 17, Rrattus_CSIRO_v1, whole genome shotgun sequence DNA encoding:
- the LOC116886493 gene encoding uncharacterized protein LOC116886493; translation: MTLKPSDSTFAVTPAVLGSRGSLASVADVPRLEAACPPTARSAGGGWVGTSGAAASRRAAGAAKGLTRRGGRGRGPRVRSAALHCLHGGEERRRAQPGTERGGAAGWRGRRRLEPERDTTRPRLPELRLAAPPPRALRKPGGVRAAGAGRRVLRRGTRAAFRAFAASCCGRASGLLRRLPIFAAASQAPEPGGGLWREAPALDRASSDLKKNMHSAWTV
- the Znrf1 gene encoding E3 ubiquitin-protein ligase ZNRF1 isoform X2, producing the protein MGGKQSTAARSRGPFPGVSTDDSAVPPPGGAPHFGHYRTGGGAMGLRSRSVSSVAGMGMDPSTTGGVPFSLYTPASRGTGDSERAPGGGGSTSDSTYAHGNGYQETGGGHHRDGMLYLGSRASLADALPLHIAPRWFSSHSGFKCPICSKSVASDEMEMHFIMCLSKPRLSYNDDVLTKDAGECVICLEELLQGDTIARLPCLCIYHKSCIDSWFEVNRSCPEHPAD
- the Znrf1 gene encoding E3 ubiquitin-protein ligase ZNRF1 isoform X1 encodes the protein MGGKQSTAARSRGPFPGVSTDDSAVPPPGGAPHFGHYRTGGGAMGLRSRSVSSVAGMGMDPSTTGGVPFSLYTPASRGTGDSERAPGGGGSTSDSTYAHGNGYQETGGGHHRDGMLYLGSRASLADALPLHIAPRWFSSHSGLLVLNQDWTDTRKDWGSKEVGPILLTGWPFREEGFKCPICSKSVASDEMEMHFIMCLSKPRLSYNDDVLTKDAGECVICLEELLQGDTIARLPCLCIYHKSCIDSWFEVNRSCPEHPAD